A single window of Bradyrhizobium daqingense DNA harbors:
- a CDS encoding xanthine dehydrogenase family Fe-S subunit, translating into MNTIALQVNRRAVAASAEPRTSLADFVRDKLDLTGTHLGCEHGVCGACTVLLDGVPARSCITYAAACEGADVTTIEGLEEDEVTAELRAAFTREHALQCGYCTPGMLISARDLVLRLPDADERQVRVGLSGNLCRCTGYVGIVRAVQSVIEARRMRNVAPLADGGRSILGPAGSGRAGSGPSEPLQLGRTALDRQFASAAHLSIPDFTPSAVLDQSFSLAHPPAEVFAVFDDIAGIAACLPGVSLKGAPTPERVEGEIRVKLGPIAAAFEGAARVERDPATLSGRIIGIGADRRSRSATQGEIRYRLLPLEGGVATAVELSIGYTLTGMLAQVGRPGLVRDLAKRLVAEFAANLDRHMSGAPSGRTAPAELSFWSVASDVLQARFARMVSRVTGKSGRSDRRPPGAAE; encoded by the coding sequence ATGAATACGATCGCGCTTCAGGTCAATCGACGTGCGGTGGCGGCATCAGCCGAGCCGCGCACCAGCCTTGCAGATTTCGTGCGCGACAAGCTCGACCTGACCGGCACGCATCTGGGCTGCGAGCACGGCGTCTGCGGCGCCTGCACCGTGCTGCTCGACGGCGTTCCGGCGCGCTCCTGCATCACCTATGCGGCAGCCTGCGAAGGCGCGGACGTCACCACGATCGAAGGGCTCGAGGAGGACGAGGTCACGGCCGAGCTGCGCGCGGCGTTCACCCGGGAACATGCCCTGCAATGTGGCTATTGTACCCCGGGGATGCTGATCTCTGCGCGCGACCTGGTGCTACGTCTGCCCGATGCCGACGAGCGCCAGGTTCGCGTCGGTCTCAGTGGTAATCTCTGCCGCTGCACCGGCTATGTCGGCATCGTGCGGGCGGTCCAGTCCGTGATCGAGGCGAGGCGCATGCGCAACGTCGCGCCGTTGGCGGACGGCGGCCGCAGCATTCTTGGTCCCGCCGGCTCGGGTCGGGCTGGATCTGGCCCAAGCGAGCCGTTGCAGCTCGGGCGGACGGCGCTGGATCGGCAATTTGCCAGCGCTGCCCACCTCAGCATTCCCGATTTCACCCCCTCGGCTGTTCTCGACCAGAGCTTCTCATTGGCGCATCCGCCGGCCGAGGTGTTCGCGGTGTTCGATGACATCGCTGGCATTGCAGCCTGTCTTCCCGGTGTGTCGCTGAAGGGAGCACCGACCCCTGAGCGCGTCGAAGGCGAGATCCGCGTCAAGCTCGGCCCGATCGCAGCGGCGTTCGAGGGGGCGGCACGCGTCGAACGTGATCCTGCGACGCTCTCCGGCCGCATCATCGGCATCGGCGCCGACCGGCGTAGCCGATCGGCGACGCAGGGCGAGATCCGTTATCGCCTGCTTCCGCTCGAAGGCGGCGTGGCGACCGCAGTCGAACTGTCGATCGGTTACACGCTGACGGGAATGCTGGCGCAGGTCGGCCGACCCGGCCTGGTGCGGGATCTCGCCAAGCGTCTGGTTGCGGAGTTCGCCGCAAATCTCGACCGCCACATGTCCGGCGCGCCGTCGGGACGGACAGCTCCGGCGGAGCTCAGCTTCTGGTCGGTTGCATCGGATGTCTTGCAAGCCCGGTTCGCGCGCATGGTTAGCCGTGTCACCGGAAAAAGTGGCCGGAGTGATCGGCGCCCCCCGGGCGCCGCGGAGTGA